The following is a genomic window from Desulfofarcimen acetoxidans DSM 771.
TAGTTACACAGCTTCAAGGTACACTGGGTGCAACATTTAACAGTCTTTCCGCCTACGCATTTATGGTATTTACTCTGCTATATACACCATGCATGGCTGCTCTGGGCACAATTAAAAAGGAAATGGGCTCATGGAAATGGGCGTTGTTTGCTGCCGGGTACACCTTTGTATTGGCCTGGGTTGCTTCTCTTCTGATTTACCGGATTGGTTTGTTGTTGGGCTTGGGAGGTTAGTTCTATACATCAGGCAGGAGGGCTGCTATTATGACCGAAAGCTTTACGGGACTGCTTTCTACTTTAACTCTGGCGGCAGGCATCGGATTTTTGACTGTCAAAGGATTTTACCGGGAAGCAGTTAATCTGAAAAAAGGTAATTGTTGTGGACCGGGAAATTTATCTTGCGGTGGGAAATGTGGCAACTGTGTTGGTAATTGCAGTGGTGAATGTTATCATGAGGGGGGCGTGGGGCAGGACACTGAAGTTGCGGAAAAATGTTTAAATTAACTCTGTAGTTTAGCTGATATTTATCTTAACATTAATTGCATTAATGTGTAAAAGAGGTGCAGTGGCAATGTCTGCGCTTGAAAATATATTTTCTGCTAATAAAACTAAAACCGGTTCAAGTTTATCCAAAAGTCAATTAGAAAAAAAATTAAAAGAAGCTAACTTATTTAACGAAGTTTTGCTTACTCTAATAAAAACCACGGACATGGACAGCACCTTGTCAGCAATTTTGGATCTTGCTATCAAGATTACCCACAGTGAAGTGGGCGGGGTTCTGCTGACTGACCGTTTTACCAGCGATAATCAAATTATGCTGCTGCGTGGAGAGCTCACGGAAGGGCAGTTTCAAAGAATACTGGATAAAGCTAATTTTATTCGCAAGCCGGCAGCCTCCAGGCAAATAGTATATATTACAAGCAATTCTGAGGGTTTTAATGAAATGGTTAAGGCAGATCCTGCTTTACTTTCTGTGATTTCCGTTCCCATGATCGTGGAGAGAAAAACTGTGGGTATACTGGTGTTAATGCACCGTTATACAGAAAAGGAAGATCATTTAGGAGATTATTCAGCGCAGGATATCAGAACTGTTTCTGTATTTGCAGACCAAGCGGCGTTAGTGCTTCATAATACGCTATTAAAAATAGAAAACGGTAAAAAAGAGGTATACTTGGAAACTATTGCCGCATTGGTATCGGCTATAGATGCAAAAGATCACTATACAAGGAATCATTCTAAGAATGTTGCCAGTGTGGCAGTAATACTATCAGAGTTGTTAAAACTCAGTTGCCAGGAAATTCAAACCATTGAATACGGCGCTTTATTGCATGATATAGGAAAAATAGGTATCAATGAGGCAATATTAAATAAAAAAGGCAGATTAATATATGAGGAATTTGAGATAATTAAAAATCATCCGGTTATAGGTGTAAATATATTGCAGCCGGTGGATTTTTTACAAAGCATACATGCTATTGTACAGAGCCACCATGAAAGAATCGACGGCAAGGGTTACCCTAATGGATTAAAGGGTGAAGATATTCCCTTTGAAGCCCGTATTGTTTCTATTGCCGATGCCTGGGACGCTATGACTTCCGATCGTTCTTACCGAAAAGGAATGCCTATGGAAAAGGCCATTTATGAACTGCAGGAGTATGCCGGGGATCAATTTGACGCCTATATGGTAAGGGTTCTTGCAAAAATGTTTAAACAGAATCCATCTCTGTTTGTCTCGTTGCATCATTATGAGATTAATCCCAAGCCGGAGTTTATTATGGGCGGATGGCTATGTTAGGGTAGTAACAACGCTGGTTAAATAAATATTTTTTTTGCTCAACTGATGATAATGATAATCATTAACAATTTGTTGTTAATTGAAAGGATGTAGTATGTGTCTCTATTCTCGAAATTATTGAACAGTACGGATAAAAATAGGAGACTGAGAACCAATGAAACGAAGTTCGGAACAACATTTTTTAAGGATATTAATGAATTTGATGCTGTTGTTCAAAATGTAGCTGATATTAATAACAGTTTACTGAACTCCAGGGAAGAGATAAAAAGCATGATTTCTGAAGTGTCAGAAACTGCAATGTGCACACAGGGTATGGTGAACGAATTAGATAAGCATGTAACTGAAGTCATACAGCAAATGGCGGAAACAAATTTATCCTTAAAAAAAACCAAGGAGTTTGGTGAAGAAGGGGCTATCAGTCTTGAGAAAGCCAATACAGAAATGGAAGTTATTCAAAAACAAGTGTTGGATTCAATTAAAATATATTCCAGGCTGCAGGATGATGTCAAAACGTTTGGTGAAATGTTGGAAGCCATCAAATCCTTTGCTGATCAAACAAAATTGTTAGCGCTTAATGCATCTATTGAAGCGGCACGGGCTGGAGAAGCCGGATCAGGATTTGCTGTGGTAGCTCAGGAAATCAGCAAATTGGCTGTTAAAAGTAAAAAGATGGCTGACGGTGTTTCGATTACCCTTACACAGATAGAAGACAGTGCCGCTATGGTAATGCAGAGCATGAATAAAGGGGCGGCAGGAATTCAGACCGGTATGAATTTAATAAACCAGGTTAACGATATTTGCCGAATAATTGTTGAGGATATGGCTAACAGTGTACTGGCAGTGGAAAAGGCTAACAGAGGGGCAGAGGCTCTGGATTTGGGAATGGATGGTGTGCAAGCTGTTGCCCAAGAAATAAACGATGTGGTAAGTAAATTTGAAAATATCTCTGAACATACCAGCAATGAATTGATAACACAATCTGGTAGTGTACAGCAATTGGTAAGCTATTTGCAGAAAATACGGAAGTATGATGCCGCCAATATGGTTTCCTAAAAATAATATTTTGATTTTGTATTTCAAATATACCATTGCATGTTTTACGCAGGTTGGCTAATAAGGGGCAAATCTTTTAATGCATGATTGATTTATTGCTATAAATCAAAAGAAGTTTTAATGGCCTAGCCTCAGGCTTATATCAGTCACAGGAGAGGATACTAATGGCGCAAAAGGGTTGGACAAATATTAATTTTGGTTCAGTCGATTTTAAAAATGAAAAGCCCGCAAATTGCTGCAAGAATAGCTGTAATTGCAAACATTGTGCAAAAACAATACTAATTATTGGCGGAATGACTAAGTTTAAGCAGCTTTATAAGAACCTAATCGAGAGTTGTGGCCATGAATGTGAGTATTTAGATGGTTATATGAAGGGTGGAGAGAAGATTCTGGAAAGAAAGATAATGAAGTGTGATATGGTTTTTTGTCCCGTAGATTGCAACAGTCACAATGCTTGTGCCAGTGCCAAAAAATTTTGCAGAAAGCATTGTAAACCTATTACAATATTAACTTCTTCGGGCATTACTAATATGGCCCAAGCTGTAAAAAATATAAATATTTAGAGATACAGGATTGTATCTCTAAGTTGTACGAGGTTTATAAACGGAGATATAAGATGGGAGATGAACTTTCTATGTCTCAATATAATCTTAGTTTGCAGGAAAATACACAAAAAAGCATAATGGCTATAAAAAAACTAAATGAAGCACTGACCGCATTTGATCGTAGTTTATGTGGTATCAACACTTCTATAAAAAATTTTCAACACTTAGCTAAAGATTTACAAAAGTATAAGCTATAAGAACATAGTTACCCCGGCAAATGTCCGGGGTATTTTGTATATTCCCGATGATTATATTTTGTGTAAATTTATGCAGCGTAATCTTTGAACCGGGCTGAAAGCCCCTCAATTTGCATGTGGATTTAAATATTTTATAAAAAGTATTTAAAGCATTCGTACATCTACATCCGAAATGTTATACTGAAGCAGGGGGGATATTATGGTTGATGATAATACAATGTTGGAGAAAATTAAAAGCTTAAGTTTGGAAATAGAAGAATTAAAAAACAGGGTAGCTGTTTTGGAGGATGTATTCTGTAAAGAAGAAGTTCCAGTAAACAACCATGCAACAGATATACCGGTAGTGACGGCAGCTTCAATTAATGTTCAGAAAAATCCGGTCAAGACTGAGATTCCAAACCAGGTCAGGCCGTCCGGCTCACCCAACTTGATTAAAGAGAATTTAGCGAACAAATTCAATGAAACAGGGTTGGAAAATATCATAGGCGGTACTTGGCTAAACCGTATAGGTATTATAGTCATATTTTTTGGGGCAGCTTACTTTCTTAAATACTCTTTTGACAACAAGTGGATTGGTGAATTGGCTAGAATTATTATTGGCTATATTTCTGGAATTGCGTTGATTGCTTGCAGCGAACTGGTGCTGCGGCGCAAGTACTCTTATTTTGCGCAGGGTTTTACCGGTGGAGGTATCGGCATCATCTATTTGACTACATTTGCCGCGGTTAACTTTTATCATTTGATGTATCCTTCCGTAGCCTTTGCCGTTATGGTCTTTACTGCTTTCAGCGGAGGTATTCTGGCTGTACATAACGATGGCTACAGTATAGCAGTACTCTCTGCTCTGGGCGGGTTTCTCACTCCTTTTTTAATCGGCAGCACGGAAGCCAGGCCTCTGCTCCTATTGAGTTATATAGCTGCGCTCAATTTGGCCGTTCTTTACCTGGCCTATAATAAAAACTGGCGAAGTCTTAATTTGCTGGCATTTTTTTCTACTGCTTTGGTTTATACCGTCTACCACTTTAATGCTTACTCTGTGGCCGACAAAAATTTATGGTTAAATCAGGTCTTTCTTACCATATATTTTATAATTTTCGGCACACTGTCCTTCTTTTATAATATCAGGCACAATGAGAAAACCTCTGCGAGAGATATTGCGCTGCTTCTTCTAAATGCAGCTTTTTTCTATATTTCCGCCAGCAATAATTTAGATAATGTTAATGAAGACTGGTTGGATTTACTGGCAGTCACACTGGCTTTGGTTTACATGGCTCTGGCTGTTTTTCTGCATAAAAGAAAATTAGGAGACCGGTTACTTTTTCTTACTATACTGGGAACCGGCATTGCTTTTGCAACTATTGCAGTACCGCTCTTGTTTGACCAGAATTGGACTTATCCGGCATGGGCAACGGAAGCACTGGTCCTGGTATATGCAGGCATTAAAGGAGGGAATATTTGGGTTAGGAGAGCAGGTCTAATCCTTTTATCCTTAGTGGGTCTGGAGGTTTTTACACGATATCCTTATTTCTTAAAATCTCCTTTTCCTGTTTTAAATCATTATTCCATAACTGCTTGTTTAGCCACTATAGGGTTTTATTTTGTAGCCCACATGTACTTTCATCGGCCCGAGATGACAGAAAAAGAACGTTTCAAGGTTTGGCCTGCAGCTATAATAGCTACCGTTTTGGCAATCAAAGAAATAAGCTGGGAAGTAACCAATTTCCTTGATTATTTTAATATCAACTTTTCTTATAATTTTTCAGTGTCTATGGCTTGGGTATTATTTGCTGTTTTTTTGCTGCTTCTAGGTATGAAAAAAGATATTAAAGGTTTTCGCTATATTTCACTGTCCCTGTTCGGCTTAACTACGGTGAAAGTCATGCTGTTTGATTTAAGCGGTTTGGCCATGATTTACAGGGTTTTAATCCTGTTTATTGTGGGAATCGTTTTAGTAGGTGTCTCATTTGTTTACCAGAAACGAGACAGAACTGGAGGGGACTGATTATAGAAGATAAAATTTTAAAGTCTAAAGAAGCTATGCGGGTACACCTCCCGTTAAACGGCCCCTTTGATATTATAGGCGATCTGCATGGATGCCTTGATGAACTAAAAATACTCTTAGCCAGGTTGGGGTATATGCAAGATGGGGCTTATTATCATCCCAACGGCCGGACTGTGGTTTTTTTAGGAGATTTAGCTGATCGTGGTCCTCACTGCCTGGCATCTGTGAGAACAGTTAAATCTATGGTAGATGCTGGTTCCGCTTTATATGTGCCGGGCAATCACTGCAACAAATTGGCTCGTTACCTGATCGGCAGAAAGGTGCAGGTTGCACATGGCATGGAAAAAACAGTAGAGGAGTATAAAGCCCTCACAGCAAGGGAAAGAGATAATTTTGCCGCGCTTTTTTTAGATTTATATAACTCTGCTCCTCCATACATGATTCTGGATAAGGGTAATTTGGTGGTTGTGCACGGGGGAATAAGAGAAGAAATGATAGGTAAGGTTAACCACAGGATAATTGATTTCTGTTACTACGGTGATGCCACGGGAATGACGGCGGCGGACGGTTTGCCCCTCCGCAGGGACTGGGCCCTCAATTATCATGGCTATCCCTTAATTGTTTATGGACATACACCTGTTCCTAAGCCTAAATTTATCAACAACACTATAGATATCGATCAGGGCTGCTGTATGGGAGGACATCTGACCTCTTTACGCTACCCGGAACTAAATCTGGTGCAAGTCAAAGCTTTGGATGTATATTACGAAAGCCCAAGGTTTAAGCCTGAGTTACCTGCCAGACTGCAAAATAAACCTGATTGGCAGCAAGGCTGCACAAGCTAAAACATTAATACAAGATGATTGGTAATGGTTTTACGCTTCTAAACTGTTATGGCAGGATGGTTTTGGTTATCCCGGTTGAACCGTGAAGGGGATAACCAAAGCCAGCGTCCTAATCACATTATTTTAATTTGTTATGCTCTTGCCATTTTTTGGAACGGTATTTCATGTTAAAATCTTCCTCACTCATAGAAGAAAAAATCTGTGTGGCAAATTCTTCGGCTTCCTTTTCTTCAACATCACATTCTACACAGAAATCCAGCCATAGATCGCTGTTTTCATCAAATACATTATAATCAAACTCAATATATTCCTTGTCCTTCAGGCACCTGGCGCAACGAAAATCATCTACACATCTCATCTAGTTTATCCCTCTTTCCGCATATAATAATCTCTTTTATCTTTTTAAATAAAATAAAGCTTCAACAAAGATGCTGATTTTCCTGCCGGGCAATTTTAATATACATGGCATTCTATACTTATCTAATATATAATAAAGGAAAAAGCAAGGAGGAAAAAATATGGCAGGAGTTTTGTATAACCCGCAAAACGGCAAGGTTTATGCTATGGACTACTTGAACTTGCCTTTGATTATAAACAAAAACTCATGAGCCTGCAGGGCCAAATTAGCCCAGGGTTGGGCTTTCTGCGAGGGTATTGCTCAGGAGGAGCTGATCAACAAAGACGGGGAATGGTATCTGCCTGAAGATAAAATGGAAAAGATACAACTATAAGCCCAACAAAAAAACAATCCTGATAAGAACCCTTACCACTAATAAAAAATGGTAAGGGTTCTGTGTTAATTGTAATACTATTTATTCGTTCAAAAAGGCTTTGTTTTACTTTCTGATTAAACTTATATGGCATTCCTGTTTTTATTGCCTAATCGTCGTCACCTTTATTAAACAGACCGTTTAAAGCCCAGTTAAAGGCACTTGTGATCAGAGAACCAAAGAAAGCGCCACCAAAGGTATATACATGAAAGCCGGGAACAAACCAAGAAGCCAGTTTAAAGGTTATCGCGTTGATCACCAGAATAAACAAGCCCAGCGTTACCAGGGTTACTGGAAAGGTTAGCACTACCAGTACAGGTTTAATGATAGTATTTACAATACCGAGAATAAATACGGCAAAAACCGCAGCAAATATCC
Proteins encoded in this region:
- a CDS encoding HD-GYP domain-containing protein — protein: MSALENIFSANKTKTGSSLSKSQLEKKLKEANLFNEVLLTLIKTTDMDSTLSAILDLAIKITHSEVGGVLLTDRFTSDNQIMLLRGELTEGQFQRILDKANFIRKPAASRQIVYITSNSEGFNEMVKADPALLSVISVPMIVERKTVGILVLMHRYTEKEDHLGDYSAQDIRTVSVFADQAALVLHNTLLKIENGKKEVYLETIAALVSAIDAKDHYTRNHSKNVASVAVILSELLKLSCQEIQTIEYGALLHDIGKIGINEAILNKKGRLIYEEFEIIKNHPVIGVNILQPVDFLQSIHAIVQSHHERIDGKGYPNGLKGEDIPFEARIVSIADAWDAMTSDRSYRKGMPMEKAIYELQEYAGDQFDAYMVRVLAKMFKQNPSLFVSLHHYEINPKPEFIMGGWLC
- a CDS encoding methyl-accepting chemotaxis protein, with the translated sequence MSLFSKLLNSTDKNRRLRTNETKFGTTFFKDINEFDAVVQNVADINNSLLNSREEIKSMISEVSETAMCTQGMVNELDKHVTEVIQQMAETNLSLKKTKEFGEEGAISLEKANTEMEVIQKQVLDSIKIYSRLQDDVKTFGEMLEAIKSFADQTKLLALNASIEAARAGEAGSGFAVVAQEISKLAVKSKKMADGVSITLTQIEDSAAMVMQSMNKGAAGIQTGMNLINQVNDICRIIVEDMANSVLAVEKANRGAEALDLGMDGVQAVAQEINDVVSKFENISEHTSNELITQSGSVQQLVSYLQKIRKYDAANMVS
- a CDS encoding DUF2325 domain-containing protein produces the protein MAQKGWTNINFGSVDFKNEKPANCCKNSCNCKHCAKTILIIGGMTKFKQLYKNLIESCGHECEYLDGYMKGGEKILERKIMKCDMVFCPVDCNSHNACASAKKFCRKHCKPITILTSSGITNMAQAVKNINI
- a CDS encoding DUF2339 domain-containing protein; the encoded protein is MVDDNTMLEKIKSLSLEIEELKNRVAVLEDVFCKEEVPVNNHATDIPVVTAASINVQKNPVKTEIPNQVRPSGSPNLIKENLANKFNETGLENIIGGTWLNRIGIIVIFFGAAYFLKYSFDNKWIGELARIIIGYISGIALIACSELVLRRKYSYFAQGFTGGGIGIIYLTTFAAVNFYHLMYPSVAFAVMVFTAFSGGILAVHNDGYSIAVLSALGGFLTPFLIGSTEARPLLLLSYIAALNLAVLYLAYNKNWRSLNLLAFFSTALVYTVYHFNAYSVADKNLWLNQVFLTIYFIIFGTLSFFYNIRHNEKTSARDIALLLLNAAFFYISASNNLDNVNEDWLDLLAVTLALVYMALAVFLHKRKLGDRLLFLTILGTGIAFATIAVPLLFDQNWTYPAWATEALVLVYAGIKGGNIWVRRAGLILLSLVGLEVFTRYPYFLKSPFPVLNHYSITACLATIGFYFVAHMYFHRPEMTEKERFKVWPAAIIATVLAIKEISWEVTNFLDYFNINFSYNFSVSMAWVLFAVFLLLLGMKKDIKGFRYISLSLFGLTTVKVMLFDLSGLAMIYRVLILFIVGIVLVGVSFVYQKRDRTGGD
- a CDS encoding metallophosphoesterase translates to MRVHLPLNGPFDIIGDLHGCLDELKILLARLGYMQDGAYYHPNGRTVVFLGDLADRGPHCLASVRTVKSMVDAGSALYVPGNHCNKLARYLIGRKVQVAHGMEKTVEEYKALTARERDNFAALFLDLYNSAPPYMILDKGNLVVVHGGIREEMIGKVNHRIIDFCYYGDATGMTAADGLPLRRDWALNYHGYPLIVYGHTPVPKPKFINNTIDIDQGCCMGGHLTSLRYPELNLVQVKALDVYYESPRFKPELPARLQNKPDWQQGCTS
- a CDS encoding phage holin family protein, with the translated sequence MHWLISLLLNGIALLLADYLVDGFHVSGIFAAVFAVFILGIVNTIIKPVLVVLTFPVTLVTLGLFILVINAITFKLASWFVPGFHVYTFGGAFFGSLITSAFNWALNGLFNKGDDD